In one Nocardia tengchongensis genomic region, the following are encoded:
- a CDS encoding alpha/beta fold hydrolase — protein MTNPEIGLSLRTGSFDTNYHDVGAGSPVLLLHGSGAGVSAWANWRGLIPVLSQRFRVIAPDLVGFGYTSLPEPAEFAIFDTWIDQVLALLDGLGIDKAHVVGNSFGGGLALHLATRHPERLDRIVLMGAGGVKMSFTDELDQLWGYTPSVANMKTIMDIMAFDRSLVTDELAELRYRATIRPGAQEAFEQVFPPPRQRWLDAQIVPDELLAGIEHEVLILHGREDRVVPLDASLHMFRTIPNAQLHAFGRCGHWTQIEHAQRFQQLVDQFFRETESAIGARV, from the coding sequence ATGACGAATCCCGAGATCGGCCTGAGCCTGCGCACGGGCTCCTTCGACACCAACTACCACGATGTCGGCGCGGGCAGCCCCGTGCTGCTGCTGCACGGTTCGGGCGCGGGCGTCTCCGCGTGGGCGAATTGGCGCGGGCTGATTCCCGTACTGTCCCAGCGGTTCCGTGTGATCGCGCCGGATCTGGTCGGCTTCGGCTATACCTCGCTGCCGGAACCGGCCGAGTTCGCCATCTTCGACACCTGGATCGACCAGGTGCTGGCGCTGCTCGACGGTCTGGGCATCGATAAGGCGCACGTGGTCGGCAATTCCTTCGGCGGCGGTCTGGCGCTTCACCTGGCCACCCGGCATCCCGAGCGGCTGGACCGCATCGTGCTCATGGGAGCGGGCGGGGTGAAGATGAGCTTCACCGACGAACTCGATCAGCTCTGGGGCTACACGCCGTCGGTGGCCAATATGAAGACGATCATGGACATCATGGCCTTCGATCGGTCACTGGTGACCGACGAACTGGCCGAACTGCGCTACCGGGCCACCATCCGGCCGGGCGCGCAGGAAGCCTTCGAGCAGGTGTTCCCGCCGCCGCGGCAACGCTGGCTCGACGCCCAGATCGTGCCCGACGAACTGCTGGCGGGCATCGAGCACGAGGTGCTGATCCTGCACGGGCGCGAGGACCGCGTGGTGCCGCTGGACGCCTCGCTGCACATGTTCCGCACCATCCCCAACGCCCAGCTGCACGCCTTCGGCCGCTGCGGGCACTGGACCCAGATCGAGCATGCCCAGCGCTTCCAGCAGCTCGTCGACCAGTTCTTCCGGGAGACCGAATCCGCGATCGGAGCCCGCGTATGA
- a CDS encoding acetaldehyde dehydrogenase (acetylating) encodes MSMITAAIVGPGNIGTDLLAKLTRSGTIDVRYMVGVDPASDGLARAAAQGVITSAGGVEWLLSQPEPPQLVFEATSAGAHRNNAELYARAGVAAIDLTPAAVGPFLCPVVNLAENITAPNVNMITCGGQATIPIVHAVSRVTPVAYAEIVASISSRSAGPGTRANIDEFTETTARAIEAVGGAERGRAIIIINPVEPPMIMRDTVFCAIDPDADRDAITESVHAMVADVRTYVPGYALKADPQFDDPRPGWNGKARVAVFLEVRGAGDYLPPYAGNLDIMTAAAAEVGERMAAALLRPENEVVTR; translated from the coding sequence ATGTCCATGATCACGGCCGCGATAGTCGGCCCAGGCAATATCGGCACCGACCTGCTGGCCAAGCTCACCCGCAGCGGGACCATCGACGTCCGCTACATGGTGGGCGTGGACCCGGCCTCCGACGGGCTTGCGCGGGCCGCCGCGCAGGGGGTGATCACCTCCGCGGGCGGGGTGGAATGGCTGCTGTCCCAGCCCGAGCCGCCGCAGTTGGTCTTCGAGGCGACCTCGGCGGGGGCGCACCGGAACAATGCCGAACTCTACGCGCGGGCCGGGGTCGCGGCCATAGACCTGACCCCGGCGGCGGTTGGCCCGTTCCTGTGCCCGGTGGTCAATCTCGCCGAGAACATCACCGCCCCGAACGTCAACATGATCACCTGCGGCGGTCAGGCCACCATCCCGATCGTGCACGCGGTCAGCCGCGTCACCCCGGTGGCCTACGCTGAAATCGTCGCCTCCATCTCCTCTCGTTCGGCGGGGCCCGGCACCCGCGCCAATATCGACGAGTTCACCGAGACCACGGCCCGCGCCATCGAGGCGGTCGGCGGCGCCGAGCGCGGGCGCGCGATCATCATCATCAACCCGGTCGAACCGCCGATGATCATGCGCGACACCGTGTTCTGCGCCATCGACCCCGACGCAGACCGGGACGCCATCACCGAATCGGTGCACGCGATGGTCGCCGACGTCCGGACCTACGTGCCGGGCTACGCGCTCAAGGCCGACCCGCAATTCGACGATCCGCGCCCTGGCTGGAACGGCAAGGCGCGCGTCGCGGTGTTCCTGGAAGTACGCGGTGCGGGCGACTATCTGCCGCCCTACGCCGGGAATCTCGACATCATGACCGCCGCCGCGGCCGAAGTAGGCGAACGCATGGCCGCCGCACTGCTGCGCCCCGAGAACGAAGTGGTGACCCGATGA
- the dmpG gene encoding 4-hydroxy-2-oxovalerate aldolase gives MNTWDGADHAVRLVDTTLRDGSHAMAHQFTEEQVRETVRALDTAGISLIEVAHGDGLGGSTFNYGFSLVDERKLIAAAVEQARRAKIAVLLLPGLGTVSDLKQARDLGVGAVRIATHCTEADISLQHFGVARDLGMETVGFLMLSHMAAPEVLAQQARTMADAGCQCVYVVDSAGALILDDVTERVQALVAELGTDAEVGYHGHQNLSFGVANSILAHRAGARQIDGSLVALGAGAGNSPTEVLATVFDRLGVRTGVDKDVLLSAAEEVVKPYITRLPVMDRSSIVQGYAGVYSSFLLHAERAAARYGVPAHEILYRVGAKRYVGGQEDMIIDIALELLRERASGELVLEDR, from the coding sequence ATGAACACCTGGGATGGAGCCGATCACGCTGTGCGCCTGGTGGATACCACCCTGCGCGACGGCAGCCACGCCATGGCGCATCAATTCACCGAGGAGCAGGTGCGCGAGACCGTGCGCGCACTGGACACGGCCGGGATCTCGCTCATCGAGGTCGCGCACGGTGACGGACTGGGCGGATCGACGTTCAACTACGGATTCTCGCTGGTCGACGAGCGCAAGCTGATCGCCGCCGCGGTCGAGCAGGCGCGCCGGGCGAAGATCGCCGTGCTACTGCTCCCGGGCCTGGGCACCGTCTCCGACCTGAAGCAAGCCCGCGACCTGGGCGTGGGCGCGGTGCGCATCGCCACCCACTGCACCGAGGCCGACATCTCCCTCCAGCATTTCGGTGTCGCCCGCGATCTCGGCATGGAAACCGTCGGCTTCCTGATGCTCTCGCACATGGCCGCTCCCGAGGTGCTGGCCCAGCAGGCGCGCACCATGGCCGACGCGGGATGCCAGTGCGTGTATGTGGTCGACTCCGCGGGCGCGCTCATCCTCGACGACGTGACCGAGCGGGTGCAGGCACTGGTCGCCGAATTGGGCACCGACGCCGAAGTCGGCTATCACGGACATCAGAATCTCAGTTTCGGTGTCGCGAATTCGATACTCGCCCACCGCGCCGGGGCTCGCCAGATCGACGGCTCGCTGGTGGCGCTCGGCGCGGGCGCGGGCAACTCGCCCACCGAGGTGCTGGCCACGGTCTTCGACCGGCTCGGCGTGCGGACCGGGGTCGACAAGGATGTCTTGCTGTCGGCCGCAGAGGAAGTCGTCAAGCCCTACATCACCCGGCTGCCGGTTATGGACCGCTCCTCGATCGTCCAGGGGTATGCCGGGGTGTACTCGAGCTTCCTGCTGCACGCCGAGCGCGCCGCGGCCCGCTACGGCGTGCCCGCGCACGAGATCCTCTACCGGGTCGGCGCGAAGCGCTATGTCGGCGGCCAGGAGGACATGATCATCGACATCGCCCTGGAACTGTTGCGGGAGCGGGCCTCCGGCGAGCTCGTGCTGGAGGACCGATGA
- a CDS encoding NAD(P)/FAD-dependent oxidoreductase — translation MRIAIVGAGVAGLCSAKLLREFGYDVTVFDRTPDVGGVWSRTRQYPGVTTQNNKGTYAFSDFPMPRDYPQFPTGSQVQAYLADYASRFGLDDCIRLDTEVLTANLDELAGKWTLIARDGATDVVSSSEFDQLIVANGIFCDPFVPDYPGLDDFRAAGGRVCAASEFNDLADAVGKDIVVVGYGKSACDIAEALSEVAGSTTVVAREVSWKMPRRLAGFLTYKYILLTRLSEALFEHVDQRGAARFLTGPGRFVRTGLLGAVEWITRRQLMLDRLGLVPEGRFERIVRHAVSLATEGFYEKIRDGVIDFHRGAVITGLYDKDGRPTVALSDSTVRAADAVVCATGFKQETPFLTEDIRHRVTDADGNFLLYRQILPLDVPRLFFVGYGSSLLSPLSVEAAVLWVISYLGDGTVLPDPEDRRAFTERRLAWMIERTEGKQANGTNIIPFSVRHIDEVLDEVGINIGPAARLRQWLLPVDPRAYRSAVRKLHRRLSETSRRRR, via the coding sequence ATGAGGATCGCGATCGTCGGCGCGGGGGTGGCCGGGTTGTGCTCGGCCAAACTCCTGCGCGAATTCGGATACGACGTCACCGTTTTCGACCGGACACCGGATGTCGGCGGCGTATGGAGCCGGACGCGGCAGTATCCGGGCGTCACCACGCAGAACAACAAGGGCACCTACGCGTTCTCGGATTTCCCGATGCCCCGGGACTATCCGCAGTTCCCGACCGGTTCGCAGGTGCAGGCCTACCTGGCTGACTATGCCTCGCGGTTCGGCTTGGACGACTGCATCCGGCTCGATACCGAAGTGCTCACAGCCAACCTGGACGAACTCGCCGGGAAATGGACCCTGATCGCCAGGGACGGGGCGACCGACGTGGTGTCCTCGTCGGAATTCGACCAGCTCATCGTCGCCAACGGCATCTTCTGCGATCCGTTCGTCCCCGACTACCCGGGCCTCGACGACTTCCGCGCCGCGGGCGGGAGGGTCTGCGCGGCCTCGGAATTCAACGATCTCGCTGACGCGGTGGGCAAGGACATCGTGGTTGTCGGCTATGGCAAATCAGCCTGCGATATCGCGGAGGCGCTGAGCGAGGTGGCCGGGTCGACGACCGTGGTCGCGCGCGAGGTCAGCTGGAAGATGCCGCGCCGGCTGGCGGGTTTCCTCACCTACAAATACATCCTGCTCACCCGCCTGAGCGAGGCGCTGTTCGAGCACGTCGACCAGCGCGGCGCAGCCCGGTTCCTGACCGGGCCGGGACGGTTCGTGCGAACCGGGTTGCTGGGTGCGGTCGAGTGGATCACGCGGCGGCAGTTGATGCTCGATCGCCTCGGCCTGGTGCCGGAAGGCCGCTTCGAACGGATTGTCCGCCACGCGGTAAGCCTGGCCACCGAAGGGTTCTACGAGAAGATCCGCGACGGCGTCATCGACTTCCACCGCGGTGCGGTCATCACCGGGCTCTACGACAAGGACGGCCGACCGACCGTAGCGCTCTCGGACAGTACCGTGCGCGCGGCGGATGCGGTCGTCTGCGCCACCGGATTCAAGCAGGAGACGCCGTTCCTCACTGAGGACATCCGGCATCGGGTGACCGACGCCGACGGCAACTTCCTGCTCTACCGCCAGATCCTGCCCTTGGACGTGCCCCGCCTGTTCTTCGTGGGCTACGGTTCCTCGCTGCTGAGCCCGCTCAGCGTCGAAGCGGCGGTGCTGTGGGTGATCAGCTATCTCGGTGACGGCACCGTGCTGCCCGATCCCGAGGACCGCCGGGCATTCACCGAACGCCGACTGGCCTGGATGATCGAGCGGACCGAAGGCAAACAGGCCAACGGCACGAACATCATCCCGTTCTCGGTGCGGCACATCGACGAGGTGCTCGACGAGGTGGGCATCAATATCGGGCCCGCGGCCCGCCTGCGTCAATGGTTGCTGCCCGTCGACCCGAGAGCCTACCGTTCGGCGGTGCGCAAACTGCACCGCCGACTGAGCGAAACCAGCAGACGCAGAAGATGA
- a CDS encoding ADP-ribosylglycohydrolase family protein gives MSFDGRSLALMSLRGLAVGDAFGSCFDDPINYGALGERRVLPGPWLWTDDTQMACSIFAVLSEHGRIGQDALAQSFAEHYDIYRRYGPGTSRILRLIRQKGYHWRELAQQAREGRGSWGNGAAMRVAPLGAWFADDIDRVVIEATASAEVTHAHPDAVAGAVAVAIAAALSAAKPQLHGAELLDMVAAQMPDGPVRDKLRHAESLDDSGTAAVELGVGHDTSALDTVPFSLWVVAHHGHDFADACWTAVAAGGDIDTTCAIIGGILGARATSDAIPLDWLERCEPLPEWAITLTR, from the coding sequence ATGAGCTTTGATGGCCGATCACTGGCGCTGATGTCGCTGCGGGGCCTGGCGGTGGGGGACGCGTTCGGGTCGTGTTTCGACGATCCGATCAACTATGGCGCGCTTGGGGAGCGGAGAGTGCTGCCCGGTCCGTGGTTGTGGACCGACGACACTCAGATGGCGTGTTCGATCTTCGCAGTCCTGAGTGAACACGGCCGAATCGGTCAGGACGCGTTGGCCCAATCGTTCGCCGAGCACTACGACATCTATCGCCGATACGGCCCCGGAACGAGTCGGATCCTGCGGCTGATCCGCCAAAAGGGTTATCACTGGCGCGAACTCGCCCAACAAGCGCGCGAGGGCCGCGGGTCCTGGGGAAATGGTGCCGCGATGCGGGTAGCGCCGCTGGGCGCGTGGTTCGCCGACGACATCGATCGGGTTGTCATTGAGGCCACGGCTTCGGCGGAGGTCACCCATGCCCACCCCGATGCCGTGGCCGGGGCAGTCGCGGTGGCAATTGCTGCCGCCTTATCCGCGGCGAAACCGCAACTACATGGTGCCGAACTCCTCGATATGGTCGCCGCTCAGATGCCCGACGGGCCGGTGCGAGACAAGCTCAGGCATGCGGAGTCCCTCGACGATTCTGGCACTGCCGCTGTGGAATTGGGCGTCGGCCACGACACCTCTGCGCTCGATACCGTGCCCTTCAGCCTCTGGGTCGTCGCCCACCACGGGCATGATTTCGCCGACGCATGCTGGACGGCCGTTGCCGCCGGCGGTGATATCGATACCACCTGCGCGATCATCGGCGGGATCCTCGGTGCCCGCGCAACCTCCGATGCCATACCGCTCGACTGGCTCGAACGTTGCGAACCGCTACCTGAATGGGCGATCACGCTCACAAGATGA
- a CDS encoding SDR family oxidoreductase, with protein sequence MAIHGKVVAITGASSGIGEATARHLASLGATVALGARRIDRLDCLVAEIEAAGGAAAATRVDVTDPADLQSLVTLAIERFGRLDVLVNNAGISRIGPVADLDVAGWAAMVEVNVKGILHGIAAALPVFHRQGSGHLVTVVSTSGLKIVPTQAVYAGTKNAVRTLLEGLRQESTDGVLRTTSISPGYVRTELIDNAVDDPAVREQARQNMADLGIDPTAVARAIAFAIDQPDDVEIGDLTIRPTRQS encoded by the coding sequence ATGGCCATCCACGGCAAGGTCGTCGCCATCACCGGCGCCAGCAGCGGAATCGGTGAAGCGACAGCTCGTCATCTCGCCTCACTCGGCGCCACCGTCGCCCTCGGCGCCCGCCGCATCGACAGGCTGGACTGTCTGGTTGCCGAGATCGAGGCCGCCGGCGGCGCGGCAGCCGCCACACGGGTGGACGTCACCGATCCCGCCGACCTCCAGTCACTCGTCACCCTCGCCATCGAACGCTTCGGGCGGCTGGACGTTCTGGTGAACAACGCCGGGATCAGCAGGATCGGCCCCGTTGCCGACCTGGACGTCGCGGGATGGGCGGCGATGGTCGAGGTGAACGTCAAAGGGATCCTGCACGGAATCGCCGCTGCCCTGCCGGTGTTCCACCGCCAGGGCAGCGGCCACCTCGTCACCGTGGTCTCGACCTCCGGCCTGAAGATTGTTCCCACACAGGCGGTCTACGCCGGGACCAAGAACGCGGTCCGCACCCTCCTGGAGGGCTTGCGCCAGGAGAGCACCGACGGAGTTCTGCGCACGACGTCGATCTCCCCCGGCTATGTGCGCACCGAGCTCATCGACAACGCGGTCGACGATCCAGCCGTGCGCGAGCAGGCCAGGCAGAACATGGCCGATCTCGGTATCGACCCCACCGCGGTGGCTCGGGCAATCGCATTCGCGATCGACCAACCCGACGACGTCGAAATCGGCGACCTGACCATTCGACCGACTCGGCAGAGCTGA
- a CDS encoding TetR/AcrR family transcriptional regulator: protein MARELVRGPGELKLNAVAKACGIGQGTLYRHFPTREDLLAEVYRREMDELVAAAPHLLATHGPLDALAAWFDRVAAYARVKRDVFAAVEAATWRDLAAHGLGPIGEAVELLLAAGRSAGDVRADAEARDVIVLIGWLSRLDDAELDARGPRLLSILIDGLRANRP from the coding sequence GTGGCCCGCGAACTCGTGCGCGGGCCGGGTGAGCTGAAGCTCAACGCCGTCGCGAAAGCCTGCGGTATCGGGCAGGGCACGCTGTATCGGCACTTTCCGACCCGCGAGGACCTCCTCGCCGAGGTGTACCGCCGCGAGATGGACGAGCTGGTCGCCGCAGCTCCACACCTGCTGGCGACCCATGGGCCGCTGGATGCGTTGGCGGCGTGGTTCGACCGCGTGGCTGCCTACGCCCGGGTCAAGCGCGACGTATTCGCTGCCGTCGAGGCCGCGACGTGGCGCGACCTCGCCGCCCACGGCCTCGGTCCCATCGGTGAGGCCGTGGAACTACTGCTGGCCGCCGGCCGCTCGGCCGGCGATGTCCGCGCCGACGCCGAAGCCCGCGACGTCATCGTGCTCATCGGCTGGCTGTCGCGGCTGGACGACGCCGAACTCGACGCGCGCGGACCACGATTGCTGTCGATCCTCATCGACGGTCTCCGCGCAAACCGACCCTGA
- a CDS encoding response regulator transcription factor has product MTTQSPPVRPPLSRRHPVRVVLIDSDRSVRAAVADLLEVDPAVSVVGEADTLDRALTLVAGTKPDVAVIDPRLPDGDGLDICRTLRAGGAVTRFLILTADIEPGAMLAAVDAGAAGYILKDLSELALADAVKAIAAGQSRLESHTAPMLMRQARGRGDHRPAAALTTTEMAVMLLLADGLTDQQIAKRLVLTGATVHGYVTRLMRKFGLDDRGLLAAHTEQLRAPAPSTHGTN; this is encoded by the coding sequence ATGACCACCCAATCCCCGCCCGTCCGACCGCCGCTCTCGCGGCGCCATCCGGTGCGTGTGGTGCTGATCGACTCTGATCGCAGCGTCCGCGCCGCTGTCGCCGATCTGCTCGAGGTCGACCCGGCCGTGTCGGTGGTCGGTGAAGCCGACACCCTGGATCGGGCATTGACCTTGGTGGCGGGCACGAAACCCGATGTGGCCGTTATCGACCCGCGCCTGCCCGATGGTGACGGCCTCGATATCTGCCGGACCCTGCGGGCCGGCGGGGCGGTTACGCGGTTTCTGATCCTGACCGCGGACATCGAGCCGGGGGCGATGCTGGCCGCCGTGGATGCCGGCGCGGCCGGATACATCCTCAAGGACCTCAGCGAGCTGGCCCTGGCCGACGCGGTCAAGGCCATCGCCGCGGGCCAGTCACGTCTGGAATCGCACACCGCGCCGATGCTGATGCGCCAGGCACGCGGCCGTGGCGATCATCGGCCGGCCGCGGCGTTGACGACGACGGAGATGGCGGTCATGCTGCTGCTCGCCGACGGGTTGACCGACCAGCAGATCGCCAAGCGGCTGGTGTTGACCGGGGCCACCGTCCACGGCTACGTCACGCGGTTGATGCGCAAATTCGGGCTCGACGACCGCGGGCTGCTCGCCGCCCACACCGAGCAGCTCCGCGCGCCCGCCCCGAGCACCCACGGCACGAACTAG